A portion of the Leptospira dzoumogneensis genome contains these proteins:
- a CDS encoding tetratricopeptide repeat protein — protein sequence MKIPFWKSVIFRIVAFSILLIFPLFLLSEEASVENSWIQEGNILLESKQFEEALLLANSILGSDPSNSKAEFILTQAWIGIGKEEKKNGNFKKAKEYLEKAYSKWPLNESIRKELAELENNPHHYNKLPVQYRVNSIAQSLSNKNTEDLISSVNLLRIEIEKLKMELETERMERENRNRFNWTYLLLSIQIAVLFVIFTKIRKV from the coding sequence ATGAAAATACCGTTTTGGAAATCTGTAATTTTTAGAATAGTAGCCTTCTCTATTCTACTTATCTTTCCTTTATTTTTATTATCAGAAGAAGCTAGCGTAGAAAATAGTTGGATCCAAGAAGGAAACATTTTATTAGAGTCCAAACAATTCGAAGAAGCTTTACTATTAGCGAATTCTATTTTAGGATCGGACCCTTCCAATTCTAAGGCCGAATTTATCTTAACACAAGCCTGGATCGGGATCGGCAAAGAAGAAAAGAAAAATGGAAATTTCAAGAAAGCAAAAGAATATTTAGAAAAAGCGTATAGTAAATGGCCTTTGAATGAAAGTATTCGAAAGGAACTTGCAGAGTTAGAAAATAATCCACATCATTATAATAAATTGCCCGTACAATACAGGGTCAATTCGATCGCCCAAAGCCTATCCAACAAGAATACGGAAGATCTAATATCGAGTGTCAACCTTCTGCGAATAGAAATAGAAAAATTAAAAATGGAATTGGAAACGGAAAGAATGGAACGCGAAAATAGAAATCGTTTTAACTGGACTTATCTACTTTTAAGCATACAAATTGCGGTTTTATTTGTAATATTTACTAAAATTAGAAAAGTATAA